A single genomic interval of Vulpes vulpes isolate BD-2025 chromosome 3, VulVul3, whole genome shotgun sequence harbors:
- the LOC112909068 gene encoding interleukin-9 receptor-like isoform X5: protein MGPSRRIWEGWSLESEALLPEWSTWLLICTCVGTWVGPGASVHGEGGGLEAGSFTCLNNNVLRIDCHWSAPELGQGPSPWLLFTSNHVLGSKHRCVFRARECTVVLPPEEVLVPSDNFTITFHRYVSGKEQVSLVDPQYLPRRHVKLDPPSDLQSNVSSGSCVLTWGVSLALEPLAAILSYELAFKKQEESWEQARHRDHIVGVTRLTLEAVELDPGSSYEARLRVQMATLKEEMGQEQHYEGQWSEWSQSVCFPSPQSPAQGSHLFLLRGQPDSSTLVAVPVFLLLTSLTYFVVFKLSPRMKRSFYREVPSPAPFFQALYSVHCGDFQTWIRAHRTGLLPNPDPVRPPQGASESSDQEAIAWLTYDPVDPWQSVVPEDEEEGPGAGLPEAVLRAGHVLQGGQLPAYLPQEDWVPASAPRPAPPQSEGSSGDYCALGCSGGCHPCTFPGSTRSSGPSLVLAHGLSGDQQSLDAWRGSTCVGVGHGHDLGVTRLSPV, encoded by the exons ATGGGACCCAGCAGACGCATCTGGGAAG GCTGGTCCCTGGAGAGTGAGGCCCTGCTGCCAGAGTGGAGCACCTGGCTTCTGATCTGCACCTGCGTCGGCACCTGGGTTGGGCCCGGAGCCTCCGTCCACGGGGAAGGAGGAG GGCTTGAGGCTGGATCTTTCACCTGCCTCAACAACAACGTCCTAAGGATCGACTGCCACTGGTCTGCCCCAGAGCTGGGTCAAGGCCCCAGTCCCTGGCTCCTCTTTACCAG CAACCACGTGCTGGGCAGCAAGCATAGATGCGTCTTCCGGGCCAGGGAGTGCACTGTGGTGCTGCCGCCCGAGGAGGTGCTTGTGCCTTCCGACAACTTCACCATCACTTTCCACCGTTACGTGTCTGGGAAGGAGCAGGTCAGCCTGGTGGACCCACAGTACCTGCCCCGGAGACACG TGAAGTTGGACCCTCCCTCGGACTTACAGAGCAATGTCAGCTCTGGGTCCTGTGTCCTGACCTGGGGCGTCAGTCTTGCCTTGGAGCCTCTGGCTGCCATCCTCAGCTACGAGCTGGCCTTCAAGAAACAGGAGGAGTCCTGGGAG CAGGCCCGGCACAGGGATCACATTGTCGGGGTGACCCGCCTCACCCTTGAAGCTGTCGAACTGGACCCTGGCTCCAGCTATGAGGCCAGGCTGCGTGTCCAGATGGCCACACTGAAGGAGGAGATGGGGCAGGAGCAGCACTATGAGGGCCAGTGGAGCGAATGGAGCCAGTCTGTGTGCTTCCCATCTCCTCAGAGCCCTGCCCAAG GTTCTCACCTGTTCTTGCTTCGGGGACAGCCCGACAGCAGCACCCTTGTTGCTGTGCCCGTCTTTCTGCTGCTGACCAGCCTGACCTACTTCGTCGTGTTCAAGCTTTCACCCAG GATGAAGAGAAGCTTCTACCGGGAAGTACCCTCTCCGGCGCCCTTCTTCCAGGCCCTCTACAGCGTGCACTGCGGGGACTTCCAG ACCTGGATCAGGGCCCACAGAACTGGCCTGCTGCCGAACCCGGACCCTGTCCGTCCTCCACAAGGAGCCTCGGAGTCCAGCGACCAGGAAGCCATTGCGTGGCTGACCTATGACCCAGTGGATCCCTGGCAGTCAGTGGTCCCAGAGGACGAGGAGGAGGGCCCTGGCGCAGGCCTCCCAGAGGCTGTGCTGAGAGCAGGGCATGTGCTACAGGGAGGGCAGCTGCCTGCCTACCTGCCGCAGGAGGACTGGGTCCCTGCAAGCGCCCCCAGGCCAGCTCCCCCACAGTCAGAGGGCAGCAGTGGTGACTACTGTGCCCTGGGCTGCTCTGGGGGCTGCCACCCCTGTACCTTCCCAGGAAGCACACGGAGCTCTGGGCCCAGCCTGGTTTTGGCCCACggcctttctggtgaccagcagAGCCTGGATGCCTGGCGAGGAAGTACCTGTGTGGGAGTCGGTCACG gtcatgatctcggggtcacgCGATTGAGCCCCGTGTAG
- the LOC112909068 gene encoding interleukin-9 receptor-like isoform X6, with protein sequence MGPSRRIWEGWSLESEALLPEWSTWLLICTCVGTWVGPGASVHGEGGGLEAGSFTCLNNNVLRIDCHWSAPELGQGPSPWLLFTSNHVLGSKHRCVFRARECTVVLPPEEVLVPSDNFTITFHRYVSGKEQVSLVDPQYLPRRHVKLDPPSDLQSNVSSGSCVLTWGVSLALEPLAAILSYELAFKKQEESWEARHRDHIVGVTRLTLEAVELDPGSSYEARLRVQMATLKEEMGQEQHYEGQWSEWSQSVCFPSPQSPAQGSHLFLLRGQPDSSTLVAVPVFLLLTSLTYFVVFKLSPRMKRSFYREVPSPAPFFQALYSVHCGDFQTWIRAHRTGLLPNPDPVRPPQGASESSDQEAIAWLTYDPVDPWQSVVPEDEEEGPGAGLPEAVLRAGHVLQGGQLPAYLPQEDWVPASAPRPAPPQSEGSSGDYCALGCSGGCHPCTFPGSTRSSGPSLVLAHGLSGDQQSLDAWRGSTCVGVGHGERQDSAERVA encoded by the exons ATGGGACCCAGCAGACGCATCTGGGAAG GCTGGTCCCTGGAGAGTGAGGCCCTGCTGCCAGAGTGGAGCACCTGGCTTCTGATCTGCACCTGCGTCGGCACCTGGGTTGGGCCCGGAGCCTCCGTCCACGGGGAAGGAGGAG GGCTTGAGGCTGGATCTTTCACCTGCCTCAACAACAACGTCCTAAGGATCGACTGCCACTGGTCTGCCCCAGAGCTGGGTCAAGGCCCCAGTCCCTGGCTCCTCTTTACCAG CAACCACGTGCTGGGCAGCAAGCATAGATGCGTCTTCCGGGCCAGGGAGTGCACTGTGGTGCTGCCGCCCGAGGAGGTGCTTGTGCCTTCCGACAACTTCACCATCACTTTCCACCGTTACGTGTCTGGGAAGGAGCAGGTCAGCCTGGTGGACCCACAGTACCTGCCCCGGAGACACG TGAAGTTGGACCCTCCCTCGGACTTACAGAGCAATGTCAGCTCTGGGTCCTGTGTCCTGACCTGGGGCGTCAGTCTTGCCTTGGAGCCTCTGGCTGCCATCCTCAGCTACGAGCTGGCCTTCAAGAAACAGGAGGAGTCCTGGGAG GCCCGGCACAGGGATCACATTGTCGGGGTGACCCGCCTCACCCTTGAAGCTGTCGAACTGGACCCTGGCTCCAGCTATGAGGCCAGGCTGCGTGTCCAGATGGCCACACTGAAGGAGGAGATGGGGCAGGAGCAGCACTATGAGGGCCAGTGGAGCGAATGGAGCCAGTCTGTGTGCTTCCCATCTCCTCAGAGCCCTGCCCAAG GTTCTCACCTGTTCTTGCTTCGGGGACAGCCCGACAGCAGCACCCTTGTTGCTGTGCCCGTCTTTCTGCTGCTGACCAGCCTGACCTACTTCGTCGTGTTCAAGCTTTCACCCAG GATGAAGAGAAGCTTCTACCGGGAAGTACCCTCTCCGGCGCCCTTCTTCCAGGCCCTCTACAGCGTGCACTGCGGGGACTTCCAG ACCTGGATCAGGGCCCACAGAACTGGCCTGCTGCCGAACCCGGACCCTGTCCGTCCTCCACAAGGAGCCTCGGAGTCCAGCGACCAGGAAGCCATTGCGTGGCTGACCTATGACCCAGTGGATCCCTGGCAGTCAGTGGTCCCAGAGGACGAGGAGGAGGGCCCTGGCGCAGGCCTCCCAGAGGCTGTGCTGAGAGCAGGGCATGTGCTACAGGGAGGGCAGCTGCCTGCCTACCTGCCGCAGGAGGACTGGGTCCCTGCAAGCGCCCCCAGGCCAGCTCCCCCACAGTCAGAGGGCAGCAGTGGTGACTACTGTGCCCTGGGCTGCTCTGGGGGCTGCCACCCCTGTACCTTCCCAGGAAGCACACGGAGCTCTGGGCCCAGCCTGGTTTTGGCCCACggcctttctggtgaccagcagAGCCTGGATGCCTGGCGAGGAAGTACCTGTGTGGGAGTCGGTCACGGTGAGAGGCAAGACTCTGCTGAACGGGTTGCATGA